Proteins encoded together in one Telopea speciosissima isolate NSW1024214 ecotype Mountain lineage chromosome 4, Tspe_v1, whole genome shotgun sequence window:
- the LOC122658627 gene encoding pentatricopeptide repeat-containing protein At2g18940, chloroplastic: MEGTLFPNRPAFPSPTNRAGKTAPNMKFNSTTLPLPPKSPTPPSSFPLDSLLQQLLTLSSPPTASSNLKTLNPPQNTTTKFPSLHLSSDSKQQQPPTHLKKPTSVSVLQSDNKEATTGRASDTVLEFLSVKGKVILNSIIRQPLSGLKDFFDSVKCELREFDLIGLLKGLELSGNWEKALLLFEWFVSNSSDQNTKLDNEAIEIMVRVLGRESQHAIASKLFDVIPVEEYSLDVRAYTTILHAYARTSKFQKAIILFERMKEKGLPLTLVTYNVMLDVYGKMGRSWSKILELLDEMKSKGLEFDEFTCSTVISACGREGLLEQASKFFDGLKSQGYVPGTVTYNALLHVFGKAGNYSEALSILKEMKQNNCPPDSVTYNELVVAYVRAGLYEEGAAIIDTMASRGVMPNAITYTTLINAYGKAGKEDKALSLFKQMKESGCVPNVCTYNAILAMLGKKSRSEEMLEILWDMKSNGCVLNRVTWNTMLAMCGNKGMQKYVNQVFREMKNCGFEPDRDTFNTLISAYGRCDAGIDASKMYDEMIKFGFTPCVTTYNALLNALARRGDWNSAESIILDMKNKGFKPNETSYSLMLHCYAKAGHLQGIEAIEKEIYGGQIFPSWMLLRTLVLSNFKCRSLIGMEKAFEEFHRNGYKPDLVLFNTMVSIYAKNRMYDKAHEMLHLIRRRGFQPDLVTYNNLMDMHARCGECWKAQEILKGLQKAGGKPDLVSYNTVIKGFCRKGLMQEALRTFTVMTSCGIRPCIVTYNTFISGYAGQGMFAEIDDVISYMIQHDCRPNELTYKIIVDGYCKSGKYKEAMEFVSKIRDRDHSFDDQTLQRLAARVRENLES, translated from the coding sequence ATGGAAGGTACCCTGTTCCCAAATAGGCCTGCCTTCCCCAGCCCTACGAATCGAGCAGGAAAAACAGCTCCCAATATGAAATTCAATTCAACAACTCTTCCTCTCCCACCTAAATCACCCACGCCTCCCTCCTCCTTCCCTCTTGACTCTCTCCTTCAACAACTCCTCACTCTCTCTTCACCTCCAACCGCCTCCTCAAATCTCAAAACTCTCAACCCTCCGCAGAACACCACCACCAAATTCCCTTCTTTACACCTATCGTCTGATTCCAAACAACAGCAGCCACCGACCCATCTCAAGAAACCCACTTCAGTTTCAGTCCTTCAGTCTGATAACAAAGAAGCCACAACGGGTCGTGCATCTGATACAGTGCTTGAATTCCTCTCTGTAAAAGGTAAGGTAATTCTAAACTCTATCATCCGACAGCCCTTATCGGGTTTGAAGGATTTCTTCGATTCTGTCAAGTGTGAGTTGCGTGAGTTCGATCTTATTGGGCTTTTGAAAGGGTTGGAGCTTTCAGGCAATTGGGAGAAAGCCCTTTTGTTGTTTGAATGGTTTGTTTCGAATTCTAGCGATCAAAATACTAAATTAGACAATGAGGCAATAGAAATCATGGTTCGGGTTCTGGGTAGAGAGTCTCAGCATGCAATTGCATCGAAGCTGTTCGATGTAATTCCTGTTGAGGAATACTCCCTTGATGTCAGAGCCTACACTACTATACTGCATGCCTATGCTCGAACAAGCAAGTTTCAGAAGGCAATCATCTTGTTTGAGCGGATGAAAGAGAAGGGCCTCCCTCTAACTTTGGTCACCTACAATGTCATGCTTGATGTGTATGGAAAGATGGGTCGCTCTTGGAGTAAGATTTTAGAACTCCTGGATGAGATGAAAAGTAAAGGACTTGAATTTGATGAATTCACTTGCAGCACTGTTATATCCGCTTGTGGGAGAGAAGGGTTATTGGAGCAAGCATCAAAGTTCTTTGATGGCCTAAAGTCCCAGGGTTATGTCCCAGGAACTGTTACTTACAATGCTTTGCTGCATGTGTTTGGTAAGGCAGGGAATTATTCAGAGGCATTGAGCATTTTGAAGGAAATGAAGCAAAACAACTGCCCTCCTGATTCGGTGACTTACAATGAGCTTGTGGTTGCATATGTAAGGGCAGGATTGTATGAAGAAGGAGCAGCTATCATAGACACAATGGCCAGTAGGGGAGTTATGCCGAATGCTATAACGTACACTACACTTATCAATGCCTATGGTAAAGCCGGGAAAGAAGATAAGGCTTTGAGTTTGTTCAAACAGATGAAAGAATCAGGTTGTGTTCCCAATGTTTGCACATATAATGCCATTCTAGCAATGCTTGGAAAGAAGTCACGATCAGAGGAAATGTTGGAGATACTTTGGGATATGAAGTCAAATGGGTGTGTCCTGAATCGGGTTACGTGGAACACAATGCTGGCCATGTGTGGTAATAAAGGTATGCAGAAGTATGTGAACCAGGTGTTTAGAGAGATGAAGAATTGTGGTTTTGAGCCAGACCGTGATACATTCAACACATTGATTAGTGCTTATGGTCGGTGTGACGCAGGAATTGATGCATCAAAGATGTATGATGAGATGATCAAATTCGGTTTTACCCCATGTGTCACAACCTATAATGCACTTCTTAATGCTTTGGCTCGGAGAGGTGACTGGAATTCTGCAGAATCTATCATCCTAGACATGAAGAATAAAGGATTCAAGCCTAACGAAACCTCTTACTCATTGATGCTCCATTGCTATGCAAAGGCAGGGCATCTCCAGGGGATAGAGGCAATTGAGAAAGAAATATATGGTGGCCAGATATTTCCAAGTTGGATGCTTTTAAGAACCCTTGTTCTTTCGAACTTCAAGTGTAGGTCACTGATCGGTATGGAGAAAGCATTTGAAGAGTTTCATAGGAATGGGTACAAACCTGATTTGGTTCTTTTTAACACTATGGTTTCAATCTATGCCAAAAACCGGATGTATGACAAGGCCCACGAAATGTTGCACTTGATCCGTCGAAGAGGGTTCCAACCAGATCTTGTCACCTATAATAACTTGATGGACATGCATGCAAGATGTGGAGAGTGTTGGAAAGCACAAGAAATTCTCAAGGGACTGCAGAAAGCTGGTGGCAAACCAGATCTTGTTTCATATAATACGGTGATCAAAGGATTTTGTCGGAAAGGGCTCATGCAGGAAGCTCTGAGAACTTTTACAGTTATGACAAGTTGTGGAATTCGGCCCTGTATTGTTACTTACAATACCTTTATTTCAGGCTATGCAGGACAAGGTATGTTTGCAGAAATAGATGATGTGATCAGCTATATGATACAGCACGATTGCAGACCTAATGAACTAACCTACAAGATTATAGTTGATGGTTATTGTAAGTCAGGCAAATACAAAGAAGCCATGGAGTTTGTTTCAAAAATTAGAGACAGAGATCATTCCTTCGATGATCAGACTTTACAGAGACTTGCTGCTCGTGTTCGGGAGAACTTGGAGTCCTAA